Below is a window of Candidatus Aegiribacteria sp. DNA.
GGGAGCGAAGTTCGAATGGTACGCATTCAGCGGTGTCTTTCTCGGCTGGTACCTGTTCATGTGGGGTCTCTTTACTTTCTGCATGTGGGTAGCTACATGGAAGAAGAACCGCGCGCTGCAGTTCGTATTTCTGAGTCTGACTGTTCTGTTCATGCTTCTTGCTCTTGGGCACTGGTTCGAGATGCCGGCATGGTTTGGTCTTTTCACCGGCCTTGAAGGTATTATCTGCGGCTTATCCGCCATCTATCTTGCAGCAGCTGAAGTTATCAATGAATCAAAGGGAAGAACGGTACTGCCGATCTGTCCTGTTGACTGATTCAGAAAAAAGAAAACAAGGGGGCATCAACGGTGCCCCCTTATGGTTACGTATGAAGTGTTACCTGAGCATATAGAGAATCAGGATTTAGAAACAGAATCCTTCACTTTCAGGTTTCGTTAAAAGATCATTTCAAGTATAACTCCCGTTACAAGTATTACTATGATAGTAGAATGAACCCAATATTTTTTACTTATTGCCAGTGTAATTGTCAAAATAGGGAATATAGTAACAGCAAGGATCGTAGAAATTTCTATCGGGCCTGATTGATGGAATTGTTTAATAAGGTTTATTAATATAGACAGGATAACAACAGAACTCATTAATCCCCAGAAGTATCTATGATTTTTGAAATAGTAACTTTTTAAATCAACTCCTTTTTTTTCAATCACATCAGGTAAAGCAGTTAAAACCAACAAGAATGTTAAGAGTAACCAATGTCCGTATGCTATAAAAATATATACATTCATTGAAAATGTACTACCCTGAGAAGGTAATAAGCCCCACCAATTATTTAAAATAGTTAAGAATAAGTACCAGGCAGTTAGAAGTGGTAACCAGTGCCATTTTACGGTTTTTCTGGATCTGATAAGTTTATGAAAACTTAAGAACAAATCGGCTAACAT
It encodes the following:
- a CDS encoding acetate uptake transporter, with the translated sequence MKDALANPAPLGLMGFGMTTVLLNIHNAGFFENDIMILAMGIFYGGLAQVIAGIMEFKKGNTFGTTAFTSFGLFWLTLVFILLGAKFEWYAFSGVFLGWYLFMWGLFTFCMWVATWKKNRALQFVFLSLTVLFMLLALGHWFEMPAWFGLFTGLEGIICGLSAIYLAAAEVINESKGRTVLPICPVD